The proteins below are encoded in one region of Parvicella tangerina:
- the cas2 gene encoding CRISPR-associated endonuclease Cas2, with product MWVLVFFDLPTDTKKERRIASKFRKKLLNDGFSMFQFSIYMRFCASRENAQVHTKRVKASLPEKGHVGILNITDKQFGMMELYFGTQKTETEKPSQQLELF from the coding sequence ATGTGGGTACTCGTATTTTTCGACCTTCCAACAGACACCAAAAAAGAAAGGCGAATAGCATCAAAATTCAGAAAAAAACTACTGAACGATGGGTTTAGCATGTTCCAATTCTCCATTTATATGCGCTTTTGTGCCAGTAGAGAAAACGCACAAGTACACACGAAACGTGTCAAAGCCAGTTTACCCGAAAAAGGCCACGTAGGAATTCTCAATATCACCGATAAACAGTTCGGTATGATGGAGTTGTATTTTGGAACCCAAAAAACTGAAACAGAAAAACCCAGTCAACAACTCGAGTTATTCTAA
- a CDS encoding fatty acid desaturase family protein has product MSTPIVKFDNRKSPEFFKELSKRVNQYFKSNGISKYGNWNMKLKTVFMLSLYIAPFVLMVTGVVTNVWLIVLMWALMGVGMAGIGLSVMHDACHGSYSKNKRVNKILGAVLQILGGSDLNWKIQHNVLHHTFTNIDGFDEDIDTNGLMRFSPNQERKRFHKYQVYYAPFLYGLMTFFWVIMKDFQGLIRYRDKDLLKSQGVEFGPSMLKLVISRIVYLGIILTLPILFVNIPWWATLLLFFMMHFIAGLILALIFQPAHVINETEFVVPNEDLSVENHWAIHQMKTTANFANRARLFSWFVGGLNYQVEHHLFPNICHVHYRHISKIVKETAKEYQVPYYEEKTFFGAVRNHFSMINKLGKGTI; this is encoded by the coding sequence ATGAGTACACCAATTGTAAAATTTGACAATAGAAAATCCCCTGAATTCTTCAAAGAACTAAGTAAAAGAGTTAATCAATACTTTAAATCCAACGGCATTTCAAAATACGGTAACTGGAACATGAAATTGAAAACCGTTTTCATGCTTTCGCTATATATTGCTCCTTTTGTTTTGATGGTAACAGGAGTAGTTACCAATGTTTGGCTGATAGTCTTAATGTGGGCATTAATGGGAGTAGGTATGGCTGGTATCGGATTGAGCGTAATGCACGATGCATGTCACGGGTCTTACTCAAAAAACAAACGAGTAAATAAAATATTAGGCGCTGTGCTCCAGATACTTGGAGGTAGTGACTTAAACTGGAAGATTCAGCACAATGTATTGCACCATACCTTTACAAATATCGATGGTTTTGATGAAGATATTGATACCAATGGACTAATGCGTTTTTCTCCAAATCAAGAGCGTAAGCGCTTTCATAAGTATCAGGTTTATTATGCGCCTTTCTTGTACGGTTTAATGACATTCTTCTGGGTGATCATGAAAGATTTTCAAGGATTGATCAGATATAGAGATAAGGATCTCTTAAAGTCTCAGGGAGTAGAGTTCGGACCAAGCATGTTAAAGCTGGTAATTAGTAGGATAGTCTATCTGGGGATCATCTTAACGCTTCCTATCCTTTTTGTAAATATACCTTGGTGGGCAACATTGTTGCTTTTCTTTATGATGCATTTTATCGCTGGATTGATCTTAGCTTTGATCTTTCAGCCTGCTCATGTAATTAATGAAACAGAATTTGTAGTGCCTAATGAAGACCTGAGTGTTGAAAATCACTGGGCGATACACCAAATGAAAACGACAGCAAACTTTGCGAATAGAGCACGTTTGTTCTCTTGGTTTGTTGGAGGATTAAACTACCAGGTAGAACACCATTTATTCCCTAATATCTGCCATGTACATTACAGACACATTAGCAAGATTGTTAAGGAGACTGCAAAGGAGTATCAAGTTCCTTATTATGAAGAGAAGACCTTTTTTGGTGCAGTGAGAAATCACTTTTCAATGATCAATAAGTTAGGAAAAGGAACGATCTAA
- a CDS encoding SLC13 family permease, whose protein sequence is MIITLLVILGALVLFITGWLTVDIVGLLIILSLVIFGVISPEEGVSGFSNNATLTVAFMFVVSAAVLKTGALQHFAIRLSKVFKKNYNLGMFLMMLLVAVISAFVNNTPVVAVFIPVIIQIANHSGKSPAKMLIPLSFASILGGMCTLVGTSTNILVDGILRKEGFEGFDMFTFSHLGVVFMIIGLIYMLFLGIRLLPRHRKQEDLDEKFNMKDYVSEIKIQQGHPSVGKRIMDSDWVRDLEMDIIEVRRDGDTYALPAGDFVIQEGDVLKVKCSISKLKNLKDLQKASNAPTVEISRDTLKNPWTTLVEMVVTADSSFDGKTLKDLDFRRVYRSVPLAVKQREEVVHKKLYDTPLKSGDIILAEVKNHYLPELRKIERGQNAPFVMLSEDAYQDFSPRKFGVVALILAAVIGVAATGVTSIMIAAMAGVVSFVLLGIIDMKEVYRAINWQIVFLLAGALSLGTAMQNSGLDMYFADGILGQLKGWGPVAVLSGVYLMSSILTELMSNNATAALMTPIALGIASSLGVSYMPFVIAVMIASSASFMTPIGYQTNAMVFSAGQYKFVDFLKVGTAMNILFWIIATFLIPVFFPF, encoded by the coding sequence ATGATCATAACGTTACTGGTTATTCTGGGTGCTCTGGTGCTTTTTATCACTGGATGGCTTACCGTTGACATAGTAGGTTTATTGATTATTCTTTCCTTAGTCATCTTTGGTGTGATCAGTCCTGAAGAAGGTGTTTCTGGTTTTTCCAACAATGCAACGCTTACCGTAGCTTTTATGTTTGTGGTGAGTGCAGCCGTGCTGAAGACCGGTGCATTACAGCACTTTGCAATCCGACTGTCTAAAGTCTTTAAGAAGAACTATAACCTCGGGATGTTCTTGATGATGCTTCTGGTTGCGGTGATCTCCGCTTTTGTGAACAATACGCCAGTGGTGGCTGTGTTCATTCCCGTTATCATTCAGATAGCAAATCATTCTGGGAAATCACCCGCCAAAATGTTAATACCGCTGTCATTTGCTTCCATCTTAGGAGGAATGTGTACGCTGGTAGGTACTTCAACCAATATTCTGGTGGATGGAATCTTGCGTAAAGAAGGTTTTGAAGGATTTGATATGTTTACCTTCTCGCATCTAGGGGTAGTATTCATGATCATTGGATTGATCTATATGTTGTTCCTCGGGATTCGATTATTACCGAGACATCGCAAACAAGAAGATCTGGATGAGAAATTTAACATGAAAGATTATGTTTCCGAGATAAAGATCCAGCAAGGACATCCTTCTGTGGGCAAGCGAATCATGGACTCAGACTGGGTAAGAGATTTGGAGATGGACATCATTGAAGTGCGCAGAGATGGTGATACCTACGCATTGCCCGCTGGAGATTTTGTTATTCAGGAAGGAGATGTTTTAAAAGTAAAATGCAGTATTTCTAAACTTAAGAACCTGAAAGACCTCCAAAAAGCAAGTAACGCACCAACAGTTGAGATCAGTAGAGATACATTGAAGAACCCATGGACAACCCTGGTGGAGATGGTAGTAACAGCAGACAGTTCTTTTGATGGGAAAACACTAAAAGATCTGGACTTTAGACGAGTGTATAGATCCGTGCCGCTTGCCGTAAAACAAAGGGAAGAGGTGGTGCACAAGAAGCTGTACGATACCCCCTTAAAGTCGGGAGATATCATTCTCGCAGAGGTGAAAAATCACTACTTGCCTGAGCTAAGAAAAATTGAGCGCGGACAAAATGCTCCTTTTGTGATGCTGAGTGAAGATGCCTATCAGGATTTTAGTCCAAGAAAATTTGGAGTAGTGGCGTTGATTCTGGCAGCAGTTATCGGAGTAGCAGCAACAGGAGTGACTTCGATCATGATTGCGGCAATGGCTGGAGTAGTGTCTTTTGTGCTTCTGGGAATCATTGATATGAAGGAAGTGTACAGGGCGATCAACTGGCAGATCGTATTTCTGTTGGCAGGTGCTTTAAGTTTAGGTACAGCTATGCAGAACAGTGGTTTAGACATGTATTTTGCAGACGGTATTTTAGGTCAATTAAAAGGATGGGGACCAGTTGCTGTCCTCTCAGGAGTGTATCTGATGTCTTCTATCCTCACAGAACTCATGTCAAATAATGCCACAGCTGCTCTGATGACGCCAATTGCTTTGGGGATAGCCTCTTCGTTAGGAGTGAGTTACATGCCATTTGTTATAGCTGTAATGATTGCCAGTAGTGCCAGTTTTATGACGCCTATCGGTTATCAAACCAATGCAATGGTCTTTTCAGCCGGACAGTACAAGTTTGTTGATTTTTTGAAGGTAGGAACAGCCATGAACATCCTCTTCTGGATCATCGCTACTTTCTTGATCCCCGTTTTCTTTCCTTTTTAA
- the metK gene encoding methionine adenosyltransferase — MSYLFTSESVSEGHPDKVADQISDALIDNFLAFDPESKVACETLVTTGQVVLAGEVKSTAYLDVQKIARDVINRIGYTKGEYMFDGNSCGVFSAIHEQSPDINQGVDRSSKEEQGAGDQGMMFGYATNETENYMPLALDISHEILKELAALRRENKDITYLRPDAKAQVTIEYDDNNTPVRIDAIVVSTQHDDFDSEENMLKKIKEDIINILIPRVKAKFSADIQALFTDDITYHINPTGIFVIGGPHGDTGLTGRKIIVDTYGGKGAHGGGAFSGKDPSKVDRSAAYATRHIAKNAVAAGLADEMLVQVAYAIGVAEPMGLFVDTYGTSKVDLSDGEIAKKLLEIFDMRPYFIEERFNLRAPIYSETAAYGHMGRKTETVTKTFKSPEGTEKTVEVKLFPWEELNYVDKVKSAFGV, encoded by the coding sequence ATGTCTTATTTATTTACATCAGAGTCTGTGTCAGAAGGGCATCCAGACAAAGTAGCAGATCAAATTTCAGATGCGTTGATCGATAATTTCTTAGCGTTTGATCCGGAATCAAAAGTAGCTTGTGAAACCTTGGTAACCACTGGACAAGTTGTTTTAGCCGGAGAGGTAAAATCAACGGCTTACCTTGATGTTCAAAAAATTGCTAGGGATGTGATCAATAGAATTGGTTATACGAAGGGAGAATACATGTTTGACGGAAATTCTTGTGGGGTATTCTCTGCCATTCACGAGCAATCGCCAGACATTAATCAGGGGGTTGACAGAAGTTCTAAAGAAGAGCAAGGAGCAGGTGACCAGGGGATGATGTTTGGTTACGCCACCAACGAGACTGAGAACTATATGCCGTTGGCGTTAGATATCTCTCATGAGATTTTGAAGGAACTGGCAGCACTGAGAAGAGAAAATAAAGACATCACTTACTTAAGACCCGATGCTAAAGCTCAGGTAACGATTGAGTATGATGACAACAACACTCCTGTTAGAATTGATGCCATCGTTGTTTCAACGCAGCATGATGATTTCGATAGCGAAGAAAATATGTTGAAAAAGATCAAGGAAGATATTATCAATATCTTGATCCCAAGAGTGAAAGCTAAATTCTCTGCAGACATCCAAGCATTGTTTACAGATGACATCACTTATCACATTAATCCTACTGGAATATTTGTAATTGGAGGACCTCATGGAGATACTGGATTAACTGGAAGAAAGATCATCGTAGATACTTATGGAGGTAAAGGTGCTCACGGTGGTGGTGCATTTTCAGGGAAAGACCCAAGTAAAGTAGACAGAAGCGCTGCTTATGCAACCAGACACATTGCAAAGAATGCTGTTGCAGCTGGATTAGCGGATGAAATGTTGGTACAAGTAGCCTACGCTATCGGTGTAGCTGAACCTATGGGATTATTCGTGGACACTTACGGTACTTCTAAAGTAGATCTATCTGATGGCGAAATTGCGAAGAAGTTGTTGGAGATTTTTGATATGCGACCTTACTTCATTGAAGAGCGTTTCAACTTAAGAGCACCGATCTATTCTGAGACGGCTGCTTATGGTCACATGGGTAGAAAGACAGAAACCGTAACGAAAACGTTCAAGTCTCCAGAAGGAACTGAAAAGACTGTAGAGGTTAAATTGTTCCCATGGGAAGAATTGAACTATGTGGATAAGGTGAAAAGTGCTTTTGGCGTTTAA
- the cas9 gene encoding type II CRISPR RNA-guided endonuclease Cas9 (Cas9, originally named Csn1, is the large, multifunctional signature protein of type II CRISPR/Cas systems. It is well known even to general audiences because its RNA-guided endonuclease activity has made it a popular tool for custom editing of eukaryotic genomes.), with the protein MKRILGLDLGTNSIGWSLIQNDFEKKEGQIDGLGVRIIPMSQDVLGKFDAGQSHSQTADRTKYRGVRRLYQRDNLRRERLHRVLNILGFLPKHYADNIDFEKRFGQFKPGREVKLNYRRNEQGEYEFVFKNSFEEMVTEFKKTQPHLFYTKENGQETNIPYDWTLYYLRKKALSQPLTKEELAWVILNFNQKRGYYQLRGEEVEEDKNKQFVQLRVKELIDSGDKVKGNTLYDVYFENGWKYDKQIVKVEDWKGRTKEFIVTISTLKNGDTKYSYKTVDSEKDWIAIKAKTEQDIDQSKKTVGQFIYETLLENPTQKIRGKLVKTIERKFYRDEFKQILSKQIELQPELFTRELYKACVEELYPRNEAHQNSIKDKGFEYLFTDDIIFYQRPLKSQKSNIAGCQLEFRSYKKKNVETGKLEVVKEPVKAISKSHPLFQEFRIWQWLQNLRIYNKEKIENGKLEDITHQLLPDEASRVALFDFLNSKKELDQKQFLDFFVKQKLIDKKEKENYRWNYVEDKKYPFAETRSQFLTRMSKVNEIENVEEFLSEKTQVGTNENSPFISRIEQLWHIIYSVSDIEEYKKALGKFAEKHNIDKDSFVENFIKFPPFKSDYGSYSKKAIEKLLPVMRIGKYWSEEEVPDEVKKRANSIMERVKALGLKEVYSDKDLASALANVSDDDISKQLIKSLIPFKDINPVKGLNTYQATYLVYGRHSEVGDIQRWESPADIDTYLRNFKQHSLRNPIVEQVVTETLRVVRDIWSYYGNGERDFFNEIHVELGREMKSPKGKREEISKRNTENENTNYRIQEVLKDLMGDKSIEGDVRSYSPSQQEILKIFEEGVSQNPDADYSEVSEDEIQKIKRNNNPTQKEIQRYRLWLEQGYISPYTGKLIPLSKLFTHEYQIEHIIPQSRYFDNSLSNKVICESEVNEDKGNKTAYEYLKEKKGSIVNGHQLLSLDGYEAHVGKYFKKNKQKLKKLLSEDIPEGFINRQLNDSRYISKLIKGLLSNIVREENEQEATSKNLIPVTGVVTSKLKHDWGLNDKWNEIIAPRFKRLNELTQSNKFGFWDKEINAFRIQVPDEISKGFSKKRIDHRHHALDALVVACTTRNHTHYLSALNAEKENYGLREKLLIKNEKGHFTKTFQMPWSGFTMEAKNELEKIIVSFKQNLRVINKTNNKFWSYKDENGNLNIGKDGKPKKKLRKQTKGDSWAIRQPLHEETISGVVNLTWVETKGGEQITATRKVLDKTFNLNKIEKITDTGIQKILKKYLTQEKFKAIDKAGNVSYNSEIAFSPEGVDDLNKNMKDFNGGKNHKPIYKVRVYEKGSGRFPLSHKGVNKKKYAQGSPNLYFTIYRNGENKYYETVPLHDVIAHQKEMAHLSKNERIDVPVKSTIINKGKEIEVDLALVLSPLDLVYIPTLEERANGNSIDFNNLTDDQIKRIYNVNDFSGYTCYFSPNTLAKAIYPKEVDMKYNEKKKKTTGSYDTKTASLEGDSIKDCCIKLRVDRLGNISRHSM; encoded by the coding sequence ATGAAACGAATTTTAGGATTGGATTTGGGGACAAACTCAATTGGGTGGAGTTTGATACAAAATGATTTTGAAAAAAAAGAAGGACAAATTGATGGATTAGGAGTTCGTATCATTCCGATGAGTCAGGATGTATTAGGAAAGTTTGATGCTGGACAATCACACTCTCAAACGGCAGACAGAACAAAATACAGAGGAGTTCGCAGGTTGTACCAACGAGATAATTTACGTAGAGAACGTTTACATAGAGTTTTAAATATTCTTGGTTTTTTGCCGAAGCACTATGCAGATAATATTGATTTTGAAAAGCGCTTTGGACAGTTTAAACCAGGAAGAGAAGTAAAGCTCAATTATCGAAGAAATGAACAAGGGGAATATGAGTTTGTTTTTAAGAACTCATTTGAAGAAATGGTGACCGAATTTAAAAAGACACAACCTCACTTGTTTTATACCAAAGAAAATGGACAAGAAACTAATATCCCTTATGACTGGACACTTTATTATTTACGAAAAAAAGCGCTGTCACAACCTTTGACAAAAGAAGAGTTAGCTTGGGTCATCCTTAATTTTAATCAAAAACGTGGATATTATCAGTTGAGAGGGGAAGAGGTTGAAGAGGATAAAAACAAACAATTTGTTCAGCTCAGGGTTAAAGAACTCATAGATTCAGGAGATAAAGTAAAAGGAAACACATTGTATGATGTATATTTTGAAAATGGATGGAAATACGATAAACAAATTGTTAAAGTAGAAGATTGGAAGGGAAGAACAAAAGAGTTTATAGTAACGATTTCTACATTAAAAAATGGTGACACAAAGTATTCCTATAAAACAGTTGATTCGGAAAAGGACTGGATCGCTATTAAAGCAAAAACAGAACAGGATATTGATCAATCAAAGAAAACCGTTGGGCAATTTATTTATGAAACATTATTAGAAAACCCAACACAGAAAATTAGAGGAAAACTGGTAAAAACTATCGAGCGTAAATTCTATAGGGATGAATTCAAACAAATTCTTTCTAAACAAATAGAACTTCAACCTGAATTATTTACGCGTGAATTATACAAAGCGTGCGTTGAAGAGTTATATCCAAGAAATGAAGCACATCAAAACAGTATAAAGGATAAAGGTTTTGAATATTTATTTACAGACGATATTATCTTTTATCAAAGACCATTAAAAAGCCAAAAGTCGAATATTGCAGGGTGTCAATTAGAGTTTAGAAGCTATAAAAAGAAAAATGTAGAAACAGGAAAACTAGAAGTTGTAAAAGAACCCGTTAAAGCAATTTCTAAATCACATCCTTTGTTTCAAGAGTTTAGAATTTGGCAATGGTTACAGAATCTTAGAATTTATAACAAAGAGAAAATTGAAAATGGGAAGTTAGAAGATATAACCCACCAACTTTTACCTGATGAAGCGAGTAGAGTAGCGCTATTTGATTTCTTAAATTCAAAAAAGGAATTGGATCAGAAACAATTCCTTGACTTTTTTGTCAAACAAAAATTGATTGACAAGAAAGAAAAGGAGAATTATCGATGGAATTATGTAGAAGACAAAAAATATCCTTTTGCAGAAACCAGATCGCAGTTTTTAACTCGCATGAGTAAGGTAAATGAGATAGAAAATGTAGAGGAATTCCTTTCTGAAAAAACGCAAGTCGGGACTAACGAAAACAGCCCGTTTATTAGTAGAATAGAGCAGCTTTGGCATATAATTTATTCCGTTTCTGATATTGAAGAGTACAAAAAAGCATTGGGTAAGTTTGCCGAAAAGCACAATATTGATAAGGATTCTTTTGTAGAAAACTTTATCAAGTTCCCACCATTTAAAAGTGATTACGGAAGTTATTCCAAAAAAGCGATCGAAAAACTGCTGCCTGTAATGCGAATAGGTAAATACTGGAGTGAAGAGGAGGTTCCGGATGAAGTAAAAAAACGAGCCAATTCCATTATGGAAAGAGTGAAAGCTTTAGGGTTAAAAGAAGTTTACTCTGATAAGGATTTAGCCAGTGCACTAGCCAATGTCAGTGATGATGATATTTCGAAACAACTGATCAAAAGCTTAATCCCATTTAAAGATATAAATCCTGTAAAAGGTTTAAACACTTATCAAGCGACATATTTGGTGTATGGAAGACACTCGGAAGTAGGGGATATCCAAAGATGGGAAAGTCCTGCAGATATAGACACATACTTAAGAAACTTCAAACAACATTCACTAAGAAACCCTATTGTAGAGCAAGTGGTTACAGAAACTTTGCGTGTGGTTAGGGATATTTGGAGTTATTATGGAAATGGAGAAAGAGATTTCTTTAATGAGATTCATGTCGAGTTAGGTCGAGAAATGAAGAGCCCAAAGGGAAAACGTGAAGAAATTTCAAAAAGAAATACCGAGAATGAAAATACTAATTACCGAATTCAAGAAGTCCTAAAAGACTTGATGGGGGATAAGAGTATTGAAGGTGATGTTAGATCGTATTCGCCAAGCCAACAAGAAATATTGAAAATTTTTGAGGAGGGGGTTTCTCAAAATCCTGATGCAGATTACTCGGAGGTCAGCGAAGATGAGATTCAAAAGATCAAAAGAAATAATAATCCAACACAAAAGGAGATTCAACGGTATCGACTTTGGTTAGAACAAGGATATATTTCCCCCTATACGGGAAAATTAATTCCTTTGAGCAAATTGTTTACACATGAATATCAAATAGAGCACATTATCCCCCAATCAAGATACTTTGACAATTCTCTTAGTAATAAAGTGATTTGCGAAAGTGAGGTAAATGAAGATAAGGGGAATAAAACAGCTTATGAATACCTGAAAGAGAAAAAAGGCAGTATTGTAAACGGTCATCAACTACTAAGTTTAGATGGATATGAAGCTCATGTAGGTAAGTACTTCAAGAAAAACAAACAAAAACTGAAAAAATTACTTAGTGAAGATATTCCTGAAGGATTTATCAATAGACAATTAAATGATAGTCGCTATATCAGTAAACTAATCAAAGGTTTGTTGAGTAACATTGTCAGAGAAGAAAACGAACAAGAGGCAACTTCTAAGAACTTAATTCCTGTTACAGGAGTCGTTACCTCGAAACTAAAGCATGATTGGGGCTTAAATGACAAGTGGAACGAAATTATTGCACCTCGTTTTAAGCGGCTGAATGAATTAACCCAATCAAATAAGTTCGGTTTTTGGGATAAAGAAATCAATGCTTTTAGAATTCAGGTGCCGGATGAGATAAGCAAAGGGTTTAGTAAAAAGCGAATAGATCATCGTCATCATGCACTAGATGCTTTAGTAGTTGCTTGTACCACCAGAAATCATACGCATTATTTAAGTGCATTGAATGCCGAAAAAGAGAATTATGGATTAAGAGAAAAGTTATTGATCAAAAATGAAAAAGGTCATTTTACCAAAACCTTTCAAATGCCATGGAGTGGTTTTACAATGGAAGCTAAAAATGAACTTGAAAAAATCATTGTCAGCTTCAAGCAAAACTTACGGGTAATCAATAAAACCAACAACAAATTTTGGTCATACAAGGATGAAAATGGTAATTTAAACATAGGTAAAGATGGAAAACCCAAGAAGAAATTACGAAAACAAACTAAAGGAGATAGTTGGGCGATAAGACAGCCTCTTCATGAAGAAACGATATCGGGAGTTGTTAATTTAACTTGGGTAGAAACTAAAGGAGGAGAACAAATAACCGCAACAAGGAAAGTATTAGATAAGACTTTTAATCTTAATAAAATTGAAAAAATTACTGATACAGGAATTCAAAAAATTCTAAAGAAATATCTAACTCAAGAAAAATTTAAGGCAATTGATAAAGCAGGAAACGTAAGTTATAACTCTGAAATCGCTTTCTCTCCAGAAGGTGTCGATGATTTGAATAAAAATATGAAAGATTTTAATGGAGGTAAGAATCATAAGCCTATCTATAAGGTAAGAGTCTATGAAAAGGGTAGTGGTAGGTTTCCTCTCAGTCATAAAGGAGTGAATAAAAAGAAATATGCACAAGGCTCTCCGAACTTATATTTTACTATATACAGGAATGGAGAAAATAAGTATTATGAGACAGTTCCTTTACATGATGTAATTGCTCATCAAAAAGAGATGGCTCATTTATCTAAAAATGAAAGAATAGATGTTCCTGTAAAAAGTACGATAATTAATAAAGGAAAGGAAATTGAGGTGGATTTAGCTTTGGTTCTTTCTCCCTTAGATTTAGTTTATATACCGACATTGGAGGAAAGGGCAAATGGAAATAGTATTGATTTCAATAATTTAACAGATGATCAAATCAAAAGAATATATAATGTCAATGATTTTTCGGGGTATACATGTTATTTTTCTCCAAATACTTTAGCAAAAGCAATTTACCCTAAAGAAGTTGACATGAAATATAATGAGAAAAAGAAGAAAACTACAGGTTCTTATGATACTAAAACGGCAAGTTTAGAAGGAGACTCAATCAAAGACTGCTGCATTAAACTTAGAGTAGATAGACTTGGAAATATTTCAAGGCATTCAATGTAA
- a CDS encoding GIY-YIG nuclease family protein: MSNGYTYILQCADGTYYTGSTKELERRLGQHKAGEGANHTKSRLPVELVYYEEYDRIDEAFYREKQIQGWSRRKKEALINGQFEKLPALAKKVFRKTPKGVPNKGD, translated from the coding sequence ATGTCAAACGGCTACACATACATATTACAATGCGCAGACGGAACCTATTACACAGGAAGCACAAAAGAACTAGAACGTAGATTAGGACAACACAAAGCAGGAGAAGGAGCAAACCACACTAAAAGCAGACTGCCAGTAGAATTGGTCTATTATGAAGAATATGATCGCATCGATGAAGCCTTTTACCGTGAAAAACAAATACAAGGATGGAGTAGAAGAAAAAAAGAAGCATTGATAAACGGTCAATTTGAAAAACTACCAGCATTAGCCAAAAAAGTATTCCGAAAAACACCAAAAGGAGTACCCAATAAAGGAGACTGA
- the cas1 gene encoding type II CRISPR-associated endonuclease Cas1 — protein MIKRTLCFTAPAYLNTKNEQLVVNYPDKEQPARKVPIEDIGYVILEHPQITISNRLLEKLTFQNTAIINCDQQHLPVGLLMPLAGNSLQNERFRNQLDASVPLKKNLWQQTVQMKIKNQAGLLAERGISYDKMLYWAGQVTSGDKMNHEARAAAYYWSQLFEIPFFNRYRKGEPPNNLLNYGYAILRAVCARALVSSGMLPTLGIHHANKYNAYCLADDIMEPYRPYVDMVVCYLVDNYDDITQLTPELKKELLSIPALDVIIDGKKSPLMVAMSRTTNSLHECFAGITRKLLYPEY, from the coding sequence ATGATCAAGCGAACATTATGCTTTACTGCGCCTGCTTATTTAAACACGAAAAATGAGCAGTTAGTCGTTAACTACCCTGATAAGGAGCAACCTGCTCGAAAGGTACCCATTGAAGACATTGGCTATGTAATTCTAGAACATCCGCAAATTACCATTAGTAATCGTTTGCTCGAAAAGCTCACCTTTCAAAATACGGCAATTATCAATTGCGATCAGCAGCATCTTCCTGTAGGATTACTGATGCCACTCGCAGGCAACTCACTTCAAAATGAGCGGTTTAGAAATCAACTGGACGCTTCTGTTCCGCTGAAAAAGAACTTGTGGCAACAGACCGTACAAATGAAAATTAAAAACCAGGCCGGATTGTTGGCAGAGAGAGGAATTAGTTACGATAAAATGCTCTACTGGGCAGGTCAGGTCACGAGCGGTGATAAAATGAACCACGAAGCACGTGCAGCGGCTTATTACTGGAGTCAATTGTTCGAAATTCCTTTTTTTAACCGATACCGAAAAGGAGAGCCCCCCAATAATTTGCTAAACTATGGCTACGCCATACTGCGTGCAGTATGCGCCAGAGCTCTGGTAAGTAGCGGTATGCTACCAACGTTGGGAATTCACCATGCAAATAAATACAACGCTTACTGTCTCGCTGATGACATCATGGAACCCTATCGCCCTTATGTAGACATGGTAGTATGTTATTTAGTAGATAATTACGATGATATTACCCAATTAACCCCAGAACTCAAAAAAGAACTACTCAGCATTCCAGCTCTTGATGTCATAATTGACGGAAAGAAAAGCCCCTTAATGGTCGCCATGAGCAGAACCACCAACAGCCTCCACGAGTGCTTCGCTGGAATAACCCGAAAACTACTATACCCAGAATATTAA